DNA sequence from the Chloroflexota bacterium genome:
CGAGGTACCAGTTCGTCAGGCGTCAGGGAACTCAGCATTGTCACCTGTCTCTCTACTTTGCCGCGCATTCTGGCCTCCAAGAAATCAGATGCCCTGACTCTACCACAATCTGCTTGCCATGTCAGTCAACTCAAGGGAGTTCTTCAGCAGCCTGCTAAACAACCTCCTCCTGAGCGGTTGACAGGAATCCAGACATGGTCTAGGCTTATTCTAATAGAACTTTGGGATTAGCTCGGGTAGCACGGCCCTTTTCTCACCCGACTGATTCCATAGCCTAGTTTGGTGAAACATGCAAGATTCAAAAGGCGAAGCTGACAAAGGGTATCGCAACCTTCTCGCTCTGAGCCGCGTCTCTGCCGCCGTTAGCGGTTTGGGAGACCTGGATGCCATCCTAGAAGTCGCTCTAGATAATGTCCTGAATATCATGAGCGGCTCCATCGGAGGCATCCTGCTCCTGGATGAACAAACTCAGACCCTGTCCTACCGTATCTACCGTGGCCTGTCCGCGAAATATGTGGGGGAGATGCGTCTCAAGCTGGGTGAGGGCATTGCTGGCAGGGTAGCTCAAAACGGCAAGTCTGTCCTGTTGGAGGACATCTCCGTAGACCCCCGGGTGGCCAATCCTGATCTGGTACGTACCGAAGGCCTAAGGGCATTCATCAGCGTTCCCCTCCGGGCAAGGGAGGCAGTTCTAGGCGTGATCAACGTGGCCAGCCATTTGCCGCATCGGTTCACTGAAGACGATATGCACCTCCTCCATTCCATTGGCGACATTGTGGGGGTCGCCATCGAGCAGGCGAAGCTGCAACAAAGGCTAAGGCAGGGAAGGGAAAGATATCGAAAGCTAGCCCGACTGATTCTGATTACCCAGGAGGAGGAGCGAAGGCAAATTGCCCGAGAACTGCACGATGAAACGAGCCAGACGCTTTCGGGCCTGGCGCTGAACTTGCAGGCCTTAGTAGAAATGGCCGACATGTCCGGCCTCCAAAACGAGGAGTTTAAAGCGAAGCTGAAGAAAAGCCACAGCCTGGCGATTCAGATAGCCACCGAGGTAGGCAGGCTGATAAGAAGGCTTCGGCCCACTCTCCTCGATACGCTTGGGCTAGTCCCCGCCATTCGCCAATATGCTGAGAGCAATCTTGGCCCGCTGGGTGTCAAGGTAACCCTAAACGCCAAAGGGAGCATAGACTCTTTGCCTTTGGAGGTGGAGATAGGCATCTTCCGTGTTGCCCAGGAGGCCATCAACAACATCGCCAAGCACTCCCGGGCCCGGAATGTTATTGTATCCCTGGAATGCAAAGCCGACGAACTGTTACTGACCATCAGCGACGATGGACAAGGGTTCGACGTCTCCCAAATCACGGGAATAGAGGAGAGCGGCCGTGGCAGAGGGCTTTTCAGTATAAAGGAAAGATCAGAGCTCCTCGGCGGTACGGGTTCGGTCAAGTCTCAACCTGGTCAAGGGACTACCCTTACCGCAACGATTCCCCTAGTCCGTAGTGAGGCCAATGGAAAAGATAAGAGTGTTGGTAGCAGATGACCATACCCTCATAAGAGACGGGGTCTGTGCGCTGTTGGCCTTTGCCGGGGACATGGAGGTGGTGGGGGTGGCAGCGAACGGCAAGGAAGCCCTAGAAAAGGTTAAGGAGCTGGCCCCAGATGTGGTGCTTATGGATATAGTTATGCCTATCATGGGAGGAGTGGAAGCGACTCGGCGGATACGCAAGGAATCTCCCGGGACTAAGGTGCTAGCTCTAACTCAATACGATATTGGTGAGTATGTATTCCCAGTTATCGCAGCCGGTGCCGCCGGTGCTGTTAGCAAGACAACCGCCTCCTCAGAACTTATCTCCGGTATTCGCTCTGTTCACCGGGGAGATTCCTTCCTATCACCCTCAGTAGCCAGACTCCTGATTGAGGATTATCAGCGGGTGGCTGGAACAAGGAGGAATCACGACCCCTACGAACAGTTGACCGACCGCGAAAGGGAGATACTCAAGCTGCTGGCAGAAGGCCATTCTACTCAAGAAATAGCACGAATGTTGGTAATTAGCCCCAAAACGGTGGACGGTCATAAGACTAGTATTATGGCTAAGCTGGACCTCCATAATCGCGCTGACTTGGTCAGGTATGCACTGCGTAAAGGCATTATCACTGTTTGAAATTAGCGCCTTACCGCTCACTGAGTGATATCCTTCTTCCGTCATTATCTCCTGTGAGAAAGGCTTGCACCACTCTGGAATAGGGCGTTTGGTCAGGAAAATCAGGGTAATATTCCCGCCTGCTCCGAGGTGAACAGCTCTATGCTCTTTATCAAGTATGGCTTACCATTCAACTAGCTAGCTGGGAGAAGTAGTGGAGAATTGGCAGCCAGCAAGGGGGGGGAAATGGAAAAGCGAGGCAAAATCCTGGTTATAGATGATGAGCGCGAATTTATTGCTGAACTGCAAGCAGCTTTGGAAGCCAAGGATTATAAAGTGGTTGCTGCCAGCGATAGCGGGCAAGCCCGGGAAAAGTTGCGCCATGAAAGACCGGACTTGATTGTTTTGGGCACAATAGTGCCTCGGGGAGATGCTTTCCTGCTACACGAGTGGCTGAAGGAGAGGTCAAGCTTCAGTGACTTGCCCCTCATAGTGGTCGATGCCCCTTCAGAAAAGCGGTCCATTAAGGGATGGCGCATGGATGAGGGATTAAGGCTCAAGGCCGAGGATTACATAAGTAAGCCCCTCGTGCCAGCTTCCCTAGCCGCTCGAATTGAGCAAATGCTGGATAAGGCCTTCAAGAAGATCAAAGTGCTGGTGGTAGATGACCATGCCGTGGTCAGGGAAGGGATTCGCGCCTTGCTGAGCCTGCAAAAAGACATAGAAGTGGTGGGCGAAGCGGTTGACGGGCAAGATGCCATTGAGAAGGTGCAGCAGCTTCTGCCCGAGGTGGCAGTCATGGATATAGTCATGCCTGTGATGAGCGGATTGGAAGCAACAAAACGGATAAGCAAGGAATACCCTCAGACGAAGATCCTAATTTTGACCCAATATGACGAGGAAGAGAATATGTTTGTGGCGAAGCAAGTGGGGGCATATGGCTTTATCCCCAAGAGCGCCGCCAGCTCTGATCTTTTGACGGGCATAAGGACTGTAGGCGCAGGGAGATACTTCCCCAAGTCTTTTGCCTATGTGACTGCCAACTGGCCAGAAGGGACGACTCGGTGAGCTTGCTAAGGTGCTGATTTGCAGCCGATAACCATCACCCTTAATGGCCGGGAAGTAAGCGGTCATCCCGGAATGACCATACTGGCACTGGCCCGGGAATCCGGCGTAGATATACCAACCCTATGTTATGACCCTCACCTGGCCCCCTATGGTGCCTGCCGCGTCTGCCTGGTGGAAGATGAACGCACCGGCGCCCTCCTAGCCTCTTGTGTCACCCCCATAGCCCCCGGGATGGCCATCAACACCGCCTCCCCTCGGGTGCTGCAGCGCCGCAAGGCCATCCTTAAACTCATGCTGTCGAGCCATCCCGATTCCTGCCTGGTATGCGACAAGGGCAACCGCTGTGAACTACGCCACATCGCTTCAGATATGGGTATCGGGCTGGTAGACTTCCAGAGAATTCCCTTGCAGGCCACAATCGAAGAGGTCAACCCTTTCATCGAAAGGGATCTAAGCAAGTGTATCCTGTGCGCCAAGTGTATACGAGCGGACCACGAGCTGGTCGTTGAGGGTGCCATCGACTACTTTCGCCGCGGATTTGCCTGTAAGCCCGCGACGCTGAACGACATGCCGCTGGAAAGTTCCGAGTGTACCTTCTGTGGCACCTGTGTGGCCGTCTGTCCCACCGGTGCGCTAAAGGAAAAGGAGAGCCCATACCGGGGGACCACGGCCACGGCGGTCTCCACCATCTGCCCCTTTTGTGGCTGTGGATGCAGTATCTCTCTGGAAGTCAAGGACAATCATATAGTTCGGGCCAGGCCAGGCAAAGAGAGCGCGGTGGGCCGGGGCACGCTTTGTGTAAGGGGTAGCTACGGCTACGATTTCGTGCACAGCCCGGAAAGACTGACCAGTCCCCTGGCCCGGGCAGATGGCGCCTTGCAGAAAATATCCTGGGACAAGGCTCTGGAATTGGTGGCGGCTGCCCTGAAGCGAATAAGGGAAGCTCACGGTCCGGGCAGCCTGGCTGTCCTGGGCTCTTCCAAGCTCACCAACGAGGAAAACTACCTATTGCAGAGATTCGCTCGGGGGCTTCTGGGGACCAACAACATCGACAACGGCAGCCGCTTATACAATTCGTCCAGCCAGGTGGGCCTGGGATGGTCCCTGGGCTCGCCCGGGACCATAGGCTCTCTCGACGACCTCGAAAGGTCTGAGGTGATATTGGTTATCGGGGCCAACCCCATCTCTTCAGCCCCCATCGTCGGATATGCCATAAAGCGGGCCGTCAAATACAGCGGGGCCAGGCTCGTGCTGATAGACCCTCAACAGACTAAGCTTTCATCTTTTGCCCACCTCTGGTTTAGGCCCAAAGTAGGCACCGATGTCTCTCTCCTCAATGGCCTAGCCGGAGTGATAGTGGCTGAGGGCCTTTTCGATGGGGAGTTTGTCACCAGGAGAGCCGACAACTTTGAGGCATTGCGCCAGAATTTGCAGGCCTGCACCCTGGAGCGGGTAGAGGAGACAACCGGGGTTTCCGGTGAAGATGTGCGCCGTGCCGCTAGGCTCCTCGCCGGGGCGAGCCGGGCCTCCTTCGTCTATGGCAATGGCATCGCCCAGCAGGTCACCGGAACGGACAGCGTCAGGGCGCTGGCGAATCTGGCAATGCTGACCGGAAACGTCGGGCGTAAGGGGAGTGGCATCTATGCTCTGCAAAGGGATAGCAACGCACAGGGTGCCTGTGATATGGGGGCCTTGCCCGATTTCCTCCCCGGATACCAGGGCGTAGAAGATGCCCAGGCGAGGAGGAAATTCGAGAGCCGCTGGGGATCCCCCCTGCCAACCCATGCCGGCCTGACCGCGCTGGAGATGATAGAGCACACCAGAGAGAAGAAGATCAAGGGCATGTACATCGTGGGGGAGAATCCGGCCCTCAGCTTTCCTCACCCTGCCTTTGTCAGAGAGGCCCTGGCCTCCCTCGACTTCCTGGTGGTCCAGGATATGTTCCTCACCGAGACGGCGAAGCTGGCAACAGTGGTTCTCCCCGCCGCCAGCTTCGCGGAAAAGGAAGGCACCTTCACCAATTTCGAAGGAAGGACGCAGCGGGTGCGTCAAGTCCTCAAACCCCTCGGCGAAAGCTTGCCAGACGGGGAGATCGTCCTCAGGCTGGCAGACCGGATGGGCTGCCCGATGCGGTATTCGTCTTTGCAGGAGGTCATGGACGAGATTGAGGAGTTAGTGCCCTTGTACCAGGGCATAGGCTATGCAGATTCCGAGACGAAGGGCCAGTACCAGGAGGAGCCGGATAGCGCCTACCCGGTGCCCCGACGCCTCTATAAAGGTCAGTTCCCCAGCGGATTCGGCCGCTTTTCCCCTGTCCAATACACCCCGCGGGAGGAGATGTCCAAAGATGGGTATCCGCTCACCCTGTTGGCAGGAACCATCCTCTACCAGTTCGGCAGCGGCTCCAGAAGCTCCAGGTCCTCGCGGCTGAAGAGATTCCTGCCCGAAGCCTATGTTGAGATCAGCAAAGCTGATGCCCGGCGTCTGGGCATTACCCCTGGCGATGGGGTCAAGATAGTCTCCCCCGTAGGCCAAATTACCGCCAAGGCCAGAGTTACAGACACGCTCCCTGAAGGGATGCTTTTCATGCCGGCAGGGTTCCCGGCCAGCCCTACTAGCGAGCTATTTGGCCTCGCGCTAGACCCCCGGTCAAAGACACCCTCCCTCAAAGCCTGTGCGGTCAGGCTGGAAAGGATTGGCTCCGATGGATGAAAGGAAGGCTCCTACGCCGGACATGGGGCGGGTAGACCAGATTATGTCTCGCTATCAAGACCAGGCCTGGCCCCTGATTCCGATTCTCCAGAAGATTCAAGAGGAGTTCGGCTATATCCCTCAGCAGGCAGTCCCATCCCTGGCCCGACATCTGGGTTTGTCCCCTGCCCAGGTGCAGGGGGTCATCACCTTCTATACGCAGCTCTACACCAGCCCTCGAGGGAAAAGGGTAGTTCGAGTGTGTCGCGGGACTGCCTGCCATGTGCGGGGGGGAAAGACCATCCTGAAACTGGTGAAGGAGCATCTCGGCATCGAGGAGGGCCAAACGACCCCGGACTATGAATACACGCTGGAGACCGTGGCCTGCATAGGCGTTTGTGCCCTGGCGCCGAACCTAGTCGTGGGGGACAAAACCTACGGGCACATGAATCCCAAGAAAGTAGCCCAAGTCTTTGGCGGCAAGAAGGGTGAACGATAGCATGGGGAACCACCGCACCATTTACGTCTGTCAGGGTACCGGGTGCGTCTCGGGCAGGTCTGATGCGGTCTTCGAGGCCCTCAAGATGGAGGTGGCGCGTCAGGGGCTTAGGGACACCCGGGTAGATTTCACTGGCTGCCACGGTTTTTGCGAGCAGGGCCCCAATGTAGTGATCGAACCCGATGGCATCTTCTATACCCATGTGGAGGAGGGGGATGCCGCCGGGATCGTAGCCTCCCACCTTAGAGAAGGCAAGCCAGTAGAGCGCCTCTTCTACCATGACCCGGTGACGGGGGAAGCCATTCCGCACTATGCCCACATTAACTTCTACAAGAGACAGCAGCGCCTCATCCTGCGCCATTGCGGCCACATCAACCCGGAGAAGATCGACGACTACATTGCCAGTGGCGGCTACCGGGCCCTCAGGAAGGCCCTTCTGGAGATGACATCCCAGGAGGTCATTGATGAGGTCACCAAGTCTGGGCTCCGGGGTCGGGGAGGCGCAGGCTTCCCCACCGGGCGTAAGTGGCAGTTCTGCCGCAGTGCCCCTGGCTCCCCAAAACACGTCATTTGCAACGCCGACGAAGGCGACCCTGGAGCCTTTATGGACCGCTCTATCCTGGAGGCTGACCCCCACGCGGTAATAGAAGGGCTAATCATCGCCGGTTACGCCGTTGGGGCTAATACAGGCTACGTGTATGTCCGCGCGGAGTATCCCCTGGCCGTGAAGCGATTCCGTATCGCTTTGGAGCAAGCACGGGAGAGGGGATTCTTGGGGCAGAATATCCTTGGCTCCGACTTTCACTTCATGGTTCACATCCGGGAGGGAGCCGGGGCCTTTGTCTGTGGCGAGGAGACGGCCTTAATTGCGTCTATCGAAAGCCGGCGGGGGATGCCCCGCCCCCGTCCCCCCTTCCCCGCCCAGTCGGGTTTGGACGGGAAGCCCACCATCATCAATAACGTGAAGACACTAGCCTCTGTCCCCATTGTCATCGACCGGGGCGCGGACTGGTTCGCCAGCATAGGCACCGAGAAGAGCAAGGGGACGGCCGTATTCGCTCTGACGGGAAAGATTGCCAACAGCGGCCTGGTGGAAGTGCCTATGGGCACTTCCTTGGCCACTATTGTCTTCGATCTCGGAGGTGGCATCCCGCGCGGCAAGCAGTTCAAAGCAGTGCAGACCGGCGGCCCTTCCGGCGGATGCATTCCCGTCCAGTTTCTGGATGTCCCCGTGGAATATGAGTCCCTGGCTAAGCTGGGGTCCATCATGGGCTCTGGAGGCATGGTGATCCTGGATGAAAGCACCTGCATGGTGGAGATAGCTCGATATTTCCTGAGCTTCACCCAGGCGGAGTCTTGCGGGAAATGTGCGCCTTGCCGCCTTGGAACTAGGCAGATGCTGGATATCCTGACCCGAATCACCAAGGGGAAAGGGCGGGATGAGGACCTGGATACCTTGCGCACCATAGCTACCGTGGTCAAGGAGTGTTCACTGTGCGGACTGGGACAGACCTGCCCCAACCCGGTGCTCTCCACCCTCAACTATTTCCGAGAAGAGTACGAGGCTCATATCAAAGAAAAAAGATGCCCGGCGGCGGTCTGCGATGCTCTGATGATTTCCCCCTGTCAGCATACTTGTCCTGTAGGGATCAACGTCCCCAAGTATGTGGCCCACATCGCTGCTGGCGAATACCTTGAGGCTATCGAGACCATCAGAGAGCGTAATCCCTTCCCCGCCGTTTGCGGCCGTATCTGTCATCACCCCTGTGAGCGCCGGTGCCGGCGCGGGGAACTGGATGACCCCGTAGCCATCAGGTCGCTCAAGCGCTTTGCCGCTGATTGGTATTTTGACCACGTGGCCGAATTGCCCGACCCCAAACCTTTTCCTCGAACGAAGGGTCAGAAAGTGGCCGTGGTTGGGGCCGGGCCTACCGGGCTCGCCGGCGCCTACTACCTGGCGCAGATGGGCTACGCGGTTACCGCGTTCGAGGCCCTCCCCGTGGGTGGGGGGATGCTTTCGGTAGCCATACCCGAGTTCCGCCTGCCCCGAGATGTAATTCAAAAGGAGATCGATCATATCGCCAAGCGGGGGGTGGAGATCAGGTACAACACGCCCATCAACGTGAATTTCACCGTGGATGACCTTAAGAAACAGGGCTTTGAAGCTGTCTTTATAGCCTGTGGGGCGCAGAGGAGCCAGCGCATAGGTATCCCGGGCGAACTGGAGGATATCAGAGGCTTCTACTACGGGCTGAGGTTCCTGAGAGATGTGAGGATCGGCAAAGAGGTGCCAGTGGGGCGCCGGGTGGGCGTCATCGGCGGTGGCAATGTGGCCCTGGACGCTGCGCGCACCAGCCTCCGCATTGGTGCCGAAGAAGTGAACATATACTACCGGCGGTCGCGGAACGAGATGCCGGTGACGGAGGTCGAGTATGATGAGGCTGTGGCAGAGGGCATCCGAGTCAATTTCCTGGTGAGCCCTACCCGCATAGTCAGTGACAACTGGAAGGCCACCGGGCTGCAGTGTATCCGCATGAGGTTGGGCGAACCGGATGAGCGCGGGCGGCGGCGGCCCATACCGATTCCCGGTTCCGAGTCCTTCGTTGAGGCCGACACAGTCATCGCCGCAGTAGGCCAGGCCCCTGACCTTTCCTTTCTCCCTCCCGAGAGCGCCCTGGAACGCACCCGGCTGGAGACCCTGGTCATTAGCAGCAATACTCTGGCGACGAATCTCCCCGGGATCTTCGCTGGAGGAGACTTCGCTACCGGGCCGGGGATGGTCATAGATGCTATTGCTGCCGGCAGAAGAGCGGCTATCGCCATAGACAAATACCTTAAGAGCGACGCCTCCCGGGTCGAGATGTATGACCTGAGGGCTGGGGGCGCGGGAGAAGTGACGCCCGGAGTAGAAGAGGAGACCTGGGAAGCAAAGCCCAGGCTGGAAATGCCGCTGCTTCCGGCTCCGGAGAGGAAGACTAGCTTCAAAGAGATAGAGATGGGCTTTTCGGAAGAGCAGGCAAGGCAAGAGGCTCAGCGATGTTTGCGATGTGACCTGGAAACATGACGGGAGGGAGACCATGAAGTCTATTACCAGGCAAAAGCCTTTTGAAGAGATCGGACAGCAACTGGAGGGTTTCCCCAGAGCTTTCCTCGTGGGCTGCGGCACCTGCACCACCATGACCAAGACTGGGGGAAGAGAAGAGGTGCTGGCTATGAAAGACCGCCTGCAAGGCGCGGGCAAAACGGTCACCGGCTGGACGATTATCCCCACAGCTTGCGACGAGATGACGGAGGTGGCCCTAAAGGAAAACGATACCTCTGTTCAGCCGGCGAACTGCATCCTGGTGATGGCCTGCGCTTTGGGAGTCCACCGGGTTTGTCTGTATGTCAACAAGCCGGTCCTTCCGGCGCTAGACACCCTATTCATAGGCATGGAAGACACGCCGGGCAGTTTTCGTGAGGTTTGCGCCCAGTGCGGCTGCTGCGTCTTGGGCGAGACCGCCGGCATCTGTCCTATTACCGCATGCCACAAGCACCTGCTAAACGGGCCCTGTGGTGGCACAAACAACGGTATGTGTGAAGTTGACAAAGAAAAGGATTGTGCTTGGACTCTCATCTATCAGCGCTTGAAAGAGCAGGGACGGCTGGATTTGATGCGGAAGTACCATCCCACCAAGAATTACCAGGTGGTGCCTAGGCCACGAATGGCCAGGGTCCAGTGAACAAGGAGAAAGAACATGCCGCAGAGCTTTAAGGAAGCAATCAGATCAGACAAATTCGTGGTGACCAGCGAGGTCGCCCCGCCAAAAGGGACGAATATCGAGAAGATGTGTCACCATATCGACCTCCTCAAGGATAAGGTGGATGCCATCAACGTCACCGATCACCAGAGCTCGGTAATGCGCTTTCCGTCCCTTGGCGGCTGCCTTTGCGTAAAGGAGAGGGATGGCGAACCCATACTCCAGATGACCTGCCGCGACCGCAACCAACTGGCCCTTCAAGCCGACCTTCTCCTGGCCTATGTCCGCGGTATTAGGAATGTCCTCTGCCTTACCGGCGATTCCATCGTGGTGGGCGACCACAAGCAGGCCGCTGACGTCTTCGCCCTGGATTCGGTGCAACTGTTGCACGCCATCCGGCAACTGGAGTCGGGAAAAGACCTGGGGGGAAACGACCTGGATGGGACGGTGCAGTTCTGCGTCGGAGCCATAGTAACCCCTGAGGCACGGCCCATCGAACCCCAGCTTATCAAGTTTGAAAAGAAGGTTGAGGCTGGCGCTGAATTCTTCCAGACGCAGGCGGTCTACGACTTGGACAATTTCCGCCGGTTCATGGAGTATGCCCGCAAATTCCCGGTGAAGGTGCTGGCGGGGATAGTCTTGCTTTCCTCGGCCAGGATGGCGAAGTACATGACCGAGAATGTCCCCGGCATTTTCGTCCCCCAACGCTTGATCGACGAACTAGCCAGCGCCCCCAAAGGCCAGGCCCTCAATAAAGGAATCGAGATCGCCGGCCGGATGATCGCTACCCTGAAGAAGGAGACGATCTGCGACGGAGTCCACATCATGGCTATAGGCCGGGAGGAAGTAGTCCCGGATATCCTGGCCGCCGCTGGGCTATCTCCCCAGACGATAACTCCGTCTTGAATCTAATCATACTCTATTATGAATATGGACTTGGTCGTCGATCTCACTCAGCCGAGAACCAGCAACGCCCTACCTCTACTAGAACTCCGCTACCGCCGGCTATCAGAAGCTTCATTTGGCTCCAGGTCGCAGGGCCGATGGCTGAAACATTAGCGAGTTGTTGCCCGGTACGTCGGCTAAACAACAGTCAGTTTCGTTCTGTTCTCGTTGACCCCCACACGCGTGGGGACGATTGGGGGAATTCCCCGACACACAAGAATATATGGTGTCCACCCCACACGCGTGGAATTGTGATATCATAAGCGCAGCCAAGCCGATTTGGAGAGGGCGAAGGAGGTGTCATACGGCTAAGGGC
Encoded proteins:
- a CDS encoding GAF domain-containing sensor histidine kinase — encoded protein: MQDSKGEADKGYRNLLALSRVSAAVSGLGDLDAILEVALDNVLNIMSGSIGGILLLDEQTQTLSYRIYRGLSAKYVGEMRLKLGEGIAGRVAQNGKSVLLEDISVDPRVANPDLVRTEGLRAFISVPLRAREAVLGVINVASHLPHRFTEDDMHLLHSIGDIVGVAIEQAKLQQRLRQGRERYRKLARLILITQEEERRQIARELHDETSQTLSGLALNLQALVEMADMSGLQNEEFKAKLKKSHSLAIQIATEVGRLIRRLRPTLLDTLGLVPAIRQYAESNLGPLGVKVTLNAKGSIDSLPLEVEIGIFRVAQEAINNIAKHSRARNVIVSLECKADELLLTISDDGQGFDVSQITGIEESGRGRGLFSIKERSELLGGTGSVKSQPGQGTTLTATIPLVRSEANGKDKSVGSR
- a CDS encoding response regulator transcription factor — protein: MEKIRVLVADDHTLIRDGVCALLAFAGDMEVVGVAANGKEALEKVKELAPDVVLMDIVMPIMGGVEATRRIRKESPGTKVLALTQYDIGEYVFPVIAAGAAGAVSKTTASSELISGIRSVHRGDSFLSPSVARLLIEDYQRVAGTRRNHDPYEQLTDREREILKLLAEGHSTQEIARMLVISPKTVDGHKTSIMAKLDLHNRADLVRYALRKGIITV
- a CDS encoding response regulator, with the protein product MEKRGKILVIDDEREFIAELQAALEAKDYKVVAASDSGQAREKLRHERPDLIVLGTIVPRGDAFLLHEWLKERSSFSDLPLIVVDAPSEKRSIKGWRMDEGLRLKAEDYISKPLVPASLAARIEQMLDKAFKKIKVLVVDDHAVVREGIRALLSLQKDIEVVGEAVDGQDAIEKVQQLLPEVAVMDIVMPVMSGLEATKRISKEYPQTKILILTQYDEEENMFVAKQVGAYGFIPKSAASSDLLTGIRTVGAGRYFPKSFAYVTANWPEGTTR
- the fdhF gene encoding formate dehydrogenase subunit alpha, whose amino-acid sequence is MQPITITLNGREVSGHPGMTILALARESGVDIPTLCYDPHLAPYGACRVCLVEDERTGALLASCVTPIAPGMAINTASPRVLQRRKAILKLMLSSHPDSCLVCDKGNRCELRHIASDMGIGLVDFQRIPLQATIEEVNPFIERDLSKCILCAKCIRADHELVVEGAIDYFRRGFACKPATLNDMPLESSECTFCGTCVAVCPTGALKEKESPYRGTTATAVSTICPFCGCGCSISLEVKDNHIVRARPGKESAVGRGTLCVRGSYGYDFVHSPERLTSPLARADGALQKISWDKALELVAAALKRIREAHGPGSLAVLGSSKLTNEENYLLQRFARGLLGTNNIDNGSRLYNSSSQVGLGWSLGSPGTIGSLDDLERSEVILVIGANPISSAPIVGYAIKRAVKYSGARLVLIDPQQTKLSSFAHLWFRPKVGTDVSLLNGLAGVIVAEGLFDGEFVTRRADNFEALRQNLQACTLERVEETTGVSGEDVRRAARLLAGASRASFVYGNGIAQQVTGTDSVRALANLAMLTGNVGRKGSGIYALQRDSNAQGACDMGALPDFLPGYQGVEDAQARRKFESRWGSPLPTHAGLTALEMIEHTREKKIKGMYIVGENPALSFPHPAFVREALASLDFLVVQDMFLTETAKLATVVLPAASFAEKEGTFTNFEGRTQRVRQVLKPLGESLPDGEIVLRLADRMGCPMRYSSLQEVMDEIEELVPLYQGIGYADSETKGQYQEEPDSAYPVPRRLYKGQFPSGFGRFSPVQYTPREEMSKDGYPLTLLAGTILYQFGSGSRSSRSSRLKRFLPEAYVEISKADARRLGITPGDGVKIVSPVGQITAKARVTDTLPEGMLFMPAGFPASPTSELFGLALDPRSKTPSLKACAVRLERIGSDG
- the nuoE gene encoding NADH-quinone oxidoreductase subunit NuoE, whose product is MDERKAPTPDMGRVDQIMSRYQDQAWPLIPILQKIQEEFGYIPQQAVPSLARHLGLSPAQVQGVITFYTQLYTSPRGKRVVRVCRGTACHVRGGKTILKLVKEHLGIEEGQTTPDYEYTLETVACIGVCALAPNLVVGDKTYGHMNPKKVAQVFGGKKGER
- a CDS encoding FAD-dependent oxidoreductase, which produces MGNHRTIYVCQGTGCVSGRSDAVFEALKMEVARQGLRDTRVDFTGCHGFCEQGPNVVIEPDGIFYTHVEEGDAAGIVASHLREGKPVERLFYHDPVTGEAIPHYAHINFYKRQQRLILRHCGHINPEKIDDYIASGGYRALRKALLEMTSQEVIDEVTKSGLRGRGGAGFPTGRKWQFCRSAPGSPKHVICNADEGDPGAFMDRSILEADPHAVIEGLIIAGYAVGANTGYVYVRAEYPLAVKRFRIALEQARERGFLGQNILGSDFHFMVHIREGAGAFVCGEETALIASIESRRGMPRPRPPFPAQSGLDGKPTIINNVKTLASVPIVIDRGADWFASIGTEKSKGTAVFALTGKIANSGLVEVPMGTSLATIVFDLGGGIPRGKQFKAVQTGGPSGGCIPVQFLDVPVEYESLAKLGSIMGSGGMVILDESTCMVEIARYFLSFTQAESCGKCAPCRLGTRQMLDILTRITKGKGRDEDLDTLRTIATVVKECSLCGLGQTCPNPVLSTLNYFREEYEAHIKEKRCPAAVCDALMISPCQHTCPVGINVPKYVAHIAAGEYLEAIETIRERNPFPAVCGRICHHPCERRCRRGELDDPVAIRSLKRFAADWYFDHVAELPDPKPFPRTKGQKVAVVGAGPTGLAGAYYLAQMGYAVTAFEALPVGGGMLSVAIPEFRLPRDVIQKEIDHIAKRGVEIRYNTPINVNFTVDDLKKQGFEAVFIACGAQRSQRIGIPGELEDIRGFYYGLRFLRDVRIGKEVPVGRRVGVIGGGNVALDAARTSLRIGAEEVNIYYRRSRNEMPVTEVEYDEAVAEGIRVNFLVSPTRIVSDNWKATGLQCIRMRLGEPDERGRRRPIPIPGSESFVEADTVIAAVGQAPDLSFLPPESALERTRLETLVISSNTLATNLPGIFAGGDFATGPGMVIDAIAAGRRAAIAIDKYLKSDASRVEMYDLRAGGAGEVTPGVEEETWEAKPRLEMPLLPAPERKTSFKEIEMGFSEEQARQEAQRCLRCDLET
- a CDS encoding methylenetetrahydrofolate reductase C-terminal domain-containing protein, encoding MKSITRQKPFEEIGQQLEGFPRAFLVGCGTCTTMTKTGGREEVLAMKDRLQGAGKTVTGWTIIPTACDEMTEVALKENDTSVQPANCILVMACALGVHRVCLYVNKPVLPALDTLFIGMEDTPGSFREVCAQCGCCVLGETAGICPITACHKHLLNGPCGGTNNGMCEVDKEKDCAWTLIYQRLKEQGRLDLMRKYHPTKNYQVVPRPRMARVQ
- a CDS encoding methylenetetrahydrofolate reductase — encoded protein: MPQSFKEAIRSDKFVVTSEVAPPKGTNIEKMCHHIDLLKDKVDAINVTDHQSSVMRFPSLGGCLCVKERDGEPILQMTCRDRNQLALQADLLLAYVRGIRNVLCLTGDSIVVGDHKQAADVFALDSVQLLHAIRQLESGKDLGGNDLDGTVQFCVGAIVTPEARPIEPQLIKFEKKVEAGAEFFQTQAVYDLDNFRRFMEYARKFPVKVLAGIVLLSSARMAKYMTENVPGIFVPQRLIDELASAPKGQALNKGIEIAGRMIATLKKETICDGVHIMAIGREEVVPDILAAAGLSPQTITPS